A window of the Planococcus citri chromosome 4, ihPlaCitr1.1, whole genome shotgun sequence genome harbors these coding sequences:
- the LOC135842248 gene encoding oxysterol-binding protein-related protein 11-like isoform X1 — MMSKKKKKSSKKEKHINFEPSSASLDSHYSTRDSSISSEIMNQRFSGQLSKYTNVVKGWQYRWFSLDPNTGMLHYYLSESESSGNPRAGVHLQGALICPSDEDSHTFTVNSSSGEVYKLRATDARARQEWVNRLRSVAEHHSFNLTKYIAPQDCVEISLHSGVFVHGSHIHSPATTESFSSAKEHLAEAEQKYVKMCKAIEVLPSQGSLTCIDPHLLVLKSYSQSLITSLRDCVDILQRTFAADCGFRSVSGTSDVKQATGATFVSHIKKK; from the exons ATGATgtctaagaaaaaaaagaagtcgtcgaaaaaagaaaaacacattAATTTTGAACCTAGTTCCGCATCCTTAGATTCTCATTACAGCACTAGAGATAGTAGCATCTCATCTGAAATCATGAATCAAAGGTTTTCTGGACAGTTATCAAAATATACGAATGTTGTTAAAGGATGGCAGTATCGATGGTTTTCGCTAGATCCAAATACCGGAATGTTGCATTATTATCTG tcCGAAAGTGAAAGTTCTGGTAATCCAAGAGCTGGTGTCCATTTACAAGGAGCTTTAATTTGTCCGAGTGATGAAGATTCACACACATTCACTGTAAATTCTTCCTCTGGCGAGGTATACAAGCTGAGAGCTACAGATGCTCGTGCTAGACAAGAATGGGTGAACAGACTAAGATCCGTCGCCGAACATCACTCATTTAATTTGACCAAA TATATTGCTCCTCAAGATTGCGTAGAAATTTCATTACATTCTGGTGTTTTTGTGCACGGTAGTCACATACATTCTCCCGCCACAACGGAGTCATTTTCTTCAGCCAAAGAACATCTTGCTGAAGCCGaacaaaaatatgtcaaaatgtgTAAAGCCATCGAAGTTCTCCCTTCTCAAG GTTCCCTTACTTGCATCGATCCGCATTTGTTGGTATTAAAATCGTATTCTCAATCATTAATTACTTCGTTGAGAGATTGCGTAGATATCTTGCAACGTACATTTGCTGCAGATTGTGGATTTCGCTCGGTGTCCGGTACATCAGATGTGAAACAAGCCACTGGTGCAACGTTTGTTTCTCacataaagaaaaaataa
- the LOC135842248 gene encoding oxysterol-binding protein-related protein 11-like isoform X2 encodes MAVSMVFARSKYRNVALLSGKSESESSGNPRAGVHLQGALICPSDEDSHTFTVNSSSGEVYKLRATDARARQEWVNRLRSVAEHHSFNLTKYIAPQDCVEISLHSGVFVHGSHIHSPATTESFSSAKEHLAEAEQKYVKMCKAIEVLPSQGSLTCIDPHLLVLKSYSQSLITSLRDCVDILQRTFAADCGFRSVSGTSDVKQATGATFVSHIKKK; translated from the exons ATGGCAGTATCGATGGTTTTCGCTAGATCCAAATACCGGAATGTTGCATTATTATCTGGTAAG tcCGAAAGTGAAAGTTCTGGTAATCCAAGAGCTGGTGTCCATTTACAAGGAGCTTTAATTTGTCCGAGTGATGAAGATTCACACACATTCACTGTAAATTCTTCCTCTGGCGAGGTATACAAGCTGAGAGCTACAGATGCTCGTGCTAGACAAGAATGGGTGAACAGACTAAGATCCGTCGCCGAACATCACTCATTTAATTTGACCAAA TATATTGCTCCTCAAGATTGCGTAGAAATTTCATTACATTCTGGTGTTTTTGTGCACGGTAGTCACATACATTCTCCCGCCACAACGGAGTCATTTTCTTCAGCCAAAGAACATCTTGCTGAAGCCGaacaaaaatatgtcaaaatgtgTAAAGCCATCGAAGTTCTCCCTTCTCAAG GTTCCCTTACTTGCATCGATCCGCATTTGTTGGTATTAAAATCGTATTCTCAATCATTAATTACTTCGTTGAGAGATTGCGTAGATATCTTGCAACGTACATTTGCTGCAGATTGTGGATTTCGCTCGGTGTCCGGTACATCAGATGTGAAACAAGCCACTGGTGCAACGTTTGTTTCTCacataaagaaaaaataa
- the LOC135843377 gene encoding uncharacterized protein LOC135843377, translating into MHYVLISLFADNLSKQLFVGSIIDRHFKMNLLISAGLCLFLFDVAIEAAEKNFKPLNCTERQSWGSNYYNCLIQPHDAVEAFEIGDDKTWKTLKNAKVNSFYDIKILLFDIKVGYSSKDGKYSLGALKIKAEDTFKYSTRLESLLLATRNLSFPYDVVSDPIKWDKMRNNLFNVNGLRRLEINDTGLNTQRHIWKLPASLKHLKLVNQDYTKYDLRRCTELEVLDFSNNRLFEMPLLSRPSPPLKELDLSKNPLYEFTVEDIAPLCDLRKLNVDYSGMGSRHRNCECLRLKEWVSFLKAETDGNFEFIGKFRCNNAVVNDALCRESGYTLSRAKELRKQCQNRDYSWQSILNAESKISDSGSSTAFIVSAVSVMIVLIVLSIGGAYVYVNYVRRNSDNLDAATPTSNPN; encoded by the exons ATGCATTACGTACTTATCAGTTTATTTGCTGATAATTTATCCAAACAATTGTTCGTAGGATCGATAATCGACCGTCATTTCAAGATGAACCTTCTCATTTCAGCAG GGTTATGTCTTTTTCTCTTCGATGTGGCAATAGAAGCggctgagaaaaatttcaaacctttgAATTGCACAGAACGTCAGTCGTGGGGTTCCAATTATTACAATTGCCTAATTCAACCACACGATGCTGTGGAAGCTTTTGAAATAGGAGATGATAAAACGtggaaaacgttgaaaaacgcAAAAGTGAACAGCTTTTACGATATAAAAATATTG CTGTTTGATATAAAAGTGGGATATTCGTCCAAGGATGGTAAATATTCGCTGGGTGCGTTGAAAATTAAAGCAGAAGATACCTTCAAGTACTCTACTCGTCTGGAATCGTTATTGCTAGCTACGAGAAATCTCAGTTTTCCATACGACGTCGTAAGCGATCCGATCAAATGggataaaatgagaaataatttattcaatgtAAACGGACTGAGACGGTTGGAAATCAACGACACTGGTTTGAACACGCAACGTCACATTTGGAAATTACCTGCGTCGCTTAAACATCTCAAATTGGTTAATCAAGACTATACGAAGTACGATCTTCGACGCTGCACTGAACTCGAAGTACTTGATTTCTCGAATAATCGTTTATTCGAAATGCCGCTGTTGAGCAGGCCTTCGCCACCTCTAAAAGAACTGGATTTATCGAAAAATCCCTTGTATGAATTCACGGTAGAGGATATTGCGCCTTTGTGCGATTTGCGAAAGTTGAACGTCGATTACTCTGGTATGGGATCTCGACATCGGAATTGCGAATGTTTGAGACTAAAAGAGTGGgtatcatttttaaaagctgaaaccgacggaaattttgaatttattggcAAATTCAGGTGCAACAATGCAGTTGTAAACG ATGCATTGTGTCGAGAATCCGGTTACACATTATCCAGAGCCAAGGAATTGAGAAAACAGTGCCAAAATAGAGATTACAGTTGGCAATCAATTTTAAACgcagaatcaaaaatttctgattctGGTTCTAGTACAGCTTTCATCGTTTCAGCAGTATCAGTTATGATAGTTTTGATCGTATTGAGTATTGGTGGGGCTTACGTTTATGTGAATTATGTCAGGCGAAATTCGGATaatttag ATGCTGCAACTCCAACTTCAAATCCAAACTAA